GAAGCGCAAACAGCACCGCGAACCCGTCGCCTATCTCGGCGGCGTGGCGGTGTTCCTCGGTTGGGCCGCCGGCACGCTGCTCTCGTTTTACATCACCCCGCACACCTCGACCCCCGCCCTGACTTTCTCCAGCGTCTCGTTCCCGATGTCCATCATCCTCGGCGCCCTGCTCATCGCCATCATGGGGCTGCTCGACGACGTGTTCGGCGTCAGCCCGTTCATGAAACTCGGCGGGCAGATCGTCGCGGCGGGCATGCTCGCCGTGCAGGACGTGGGCACCAAGCTCGCCGGCGGACTGCTCGCGTCGCTGGGCGACACCTTCAACTTCGACCCGACGCACATCCCCGGCTACGGGCAGATCATCTATTGGGGCGGGGCGATCCTCGTCATGATGTTCGTCGTCAGCGGTTGCAACGCCGCCAATCTCATGGACGGACTCGACGGTCTGGCCGGCGGCATCATCGCCATCGTCGCCGCCGGGTTCACGTTCATCTCCGTCGCACTGGCCATGGGCGTCTACGGCAACGGCGGCATGTACTCGATGCTCTACGATCCCGTCCGCGTCGTCATGTGCCTGGCCCTCCTCGGCGCGGTCCTCGGGTTCCTCCCCTACAACTTCCACCCCGCGAGCATCTTCATGGGCGACACCGGGTCGATGCTGCTGGGCTACCTGTGCGTGAGCATCATGCTCCTGTTCGCCGAGAACGGGGACTCGCGGCTGGTCATGGCCGCCCTGATCGTCTTCGCCGTGCCGATCATTGATACGGCCATGGCGATCGTCCGCCGAAAATCGCGCGGCCAGCCGATCTTCTCCGCCGACAATTACCACCTGCACCATCAGCTCATCCGCTCCGGCTTCACCGTGCGGCAGTCGGTGGTGATCCTGTACCTGATGGCCCTGTGCTTCGGCACGCTCGGCTGCACGCTGATCTTCACGCGTCTGCGTTACGTCGTGGCCATCTTCCTCGTCGTCCTCGGGTTCATCGTCGTCATCGCCTACAAGGTCGCCGTGCGCCAGTACGCCTCCGTCAAGGCCGAGGAAGCCAGCCGCGCCGCCGCCGCTGCGGCCGCCGCGCCCGACGCCCCCCCCGCCGTCACTTCCACCGCCGCCGAATCCGCTCCGCCCCTCAAGACCGGCGAGTCCAACGCCTCCTGAAATGAAAATCGGAGCGACACGCGTCGCTCCGAGGTAAGTCCGCTCCGTTGCATCCCCCCTTAAACCTCAAACACCAGCACTTCCGAATCCTTGACGGCCTCGATCGTCACGTGATCTTCATCGACCGCGCCGGCTCCGTCGCCGCTCGAAAGCGAGTCGCCGTTGACCTTCACCGAGCCGCGCACGACATGGACCCACACGCGGCGACCATCAGGCGTCGGCAGCGAGACCGATTTGCCCGGGTCGATGATCGAAGCGTAAATCGCCGCGTCCTGCCCGATCGTCATCGAGTCGTCGCGCCCGTCGCCGCTGACCAGCGCCCGCAGGCGATTGTGTTTTTCGGCCGCGGGGTAGTTCCGCTGGTCATAGCGCGGCCGATCACCCCGCAGACGCGGATAGATCCAGATTTGCAGCAGATGCACCTCGTCGTCCTTCGACGGGTTGAACTCGCTGTGCGTCACGCCCGAGCCGGCGCTCATCATCTGCACATCCCCCGCCTTGATGACCGACCCGTTGCCCATCGAGTCGCGATGCTCGAGTTGGCCGGCGAGCACATAGGTGATGATCTCCATGTCGTGATGCGGGTGCGTCGGGAACCCGGCGCCGGGGGCGACGCGGTCGTCGTTGATGACGCGAAGCGTGCCCCAGTGCATATGGTTCGGGTCGTGCCACTCACCGAAACTGAACGAATGAAAGCTGTCGAGCCAGCCGATTTTCGTCCGGCCGCGTTGATTGGATTTGGTGGTCTGGATCATTGTGTTCGGGCCTTTCGTGTATAATTTTTCCTGTTCTTCCTACTAATTGATGAGTTTTCATGTCACACAGTTACAAGCATCAGATTCTCCAGCACGTCAAACACCGTGCGTACCAACCGCAGAGCTTCAAGGCCCTCGCGGACCAGCTCGGCGTCGCCGATCAGGATCGCGACGCATTCAAGGCCGCGCTCGATGAACTGGTTTCCGAAAATCAGGTGATCCTCGGCTCGGCGGGCACGATCGCGCTGCCGCCGCCGGGGCGCACCATGACGGGGCGCTTCCGCCTCAACCAGCGCGGATTCGGTTTCGTCATTCCCGATACGCCCAACGCGCATGGCGATCTGTTCGTCCCCGCCGGCGCGACCAATGGCGCCCTGACCGGCGACATGGTCCGGGCCGACGTCCGACGCCGCGGCGGTTTCGGCGGGGGCTCCGGCGGCGGCAAATCCCCCTACATCGGCGTCATCGTCGAAATCCTCAAACGCGGCGAGTCGCACTTCGTCGGCACGCTTCAGCGCAAAGGCAACACGTTCCTCGTCATCGTCGACGGCACGGCCCTGGCGCAGCCCGTCGTCGTGCGCGACCCCGGCGCCAAGCACGCCGCCGTCGGCGACAAGGTCGTCATCGAACTGACGCGCTACCCCGAGGACAACGCCCTGCCCGAAGGCGTCATCACCGAAGTGATCGGCAAGACCGGCGAAGCCGATGTCGAAACCGTCGCCGTCTGCCGCGCCTATGACCTGGCGGAGCATTTCCCCGACAAAGTCATCGACAACGCCCGGCAGGTCGTGAACCGGTACAACAACAACCCCGAGTCGTTTTTCGAAAATCGCACCGACCTGCGCGACACGTACATCATCACCATCGACCCGCCCACCGCGCAGGATTTCGACGACGCGATCAGCATCAGCCGGACGGACAATGGGTGGGAACTGGGCGTGCATATCGCTGACGTCGCCGCCTTCGTGACGCCCGGTTCGGCCCTCGACGAAGAAGCGTATCAGCGCGGCAACTCGACGTATCTGCCGCAGCGCGTCGTGCCCATGCTCCCCGAAGTCCTCAGCAACGGGCTGTGCAGTCTTCAGCCCAACGTCCCGCGACTCGCCCGCAGCGTGTTCATCACGTATGACGACGACGGCTACCCGCAGTCCAGCCGCTTCGCCCGCTCCGTCATTCACTCGGCCCATCGCCTCACCTACATCGAAGCCCAGGCGCTCATCGACGGCGATCAAAAGCTCGCGCGCGAGCACGCCAAGTATGATGCGCCGTACACCGCCGAGCTGATCGAGGCGCTTTCGAAGATGAATGAGCTGTCGCAGATCATCCGCGCCCGGCGCATGAAGCAGGGCATGATCGTGCTGGCCCTGCCGGAAGTCGAGCTTGTCTACGGTGAGGACGGCCACGTCAAAGACGCCCAGCCCGAGGACGATTCGTACACGCACAAGCTCATCGAAGCGTTCATGGTCGAGGCCAACGAAGCCGTCGCCCGCGTGTTCGCCGATCTGAATGTCCCGCTCATTCGCCGCATTCACCCCGAGCCGGGCGCGCATGACATCACCGAGCTGCGGACCTTCGCCCGTGTCGCCGGGTTCGACATTCCGATGCGGCCGACCCGCAAAGACCTTCAGCGACTTCTCGAAGCGACGCGTGACACGCCCGCCGCTCGAGCCGTCCACTTCGCCGTGCTCCGCACGCTCACCAAGGCCGAGTACACCCCCGATCTGATCGGCCACTTCGCTCTCGCCTCCGAGCATTACACGCACTTCACCAGTCCGATTCGGCGATATCCCGATCTGACCGTGCACCGGGCGCTGGATGTGCTCACGCAGAAGCTCGACGAAGTCGGCCGCGTCCCCCGTTCGCCTCAGAAGCGCAAACGCCTGAGCAATCAGCTTCGCTCCGACGAGCGCGTGCCCGACGCTGACTGGCTGAGGCAGATGGGCAACCACTGCTCCGCCACCGAGCGCAACAGCGAAGCAGCCGAGCGCGAGCTGCGCACGCTGCTCGTCCTGCATCTGCTCGAAAAGCACATCGGCGACGAATTCGCCAGCACTGTCACCGGCGCGACGAACTTCGGCGTCTTCTGCCAGATCGACAAGTATCTCGTCGAAGGACTCATCCGCACCGACGCCCTGCCCGGCGCGCCCGCCGAACGATGGCAGCTCAATCCATACACCGGCTCGCTCGTGGCTCAGCGCTCCGGCCGCGCCATCGCCATCGGCGACCAGTACCGCGTGCGCGTCATGGGCGTCGATCTGGCCAAGCGCGAATTGAACCTCATGCTGCTCGACACGCCCTCCGGTCGGGCCGCCGCCGCGCCCGTGTCGCCCTTCCGCAAACGCCGCAAGGAGAAAGCCAAGCATTCCCCCGCCCGCCCCGCCGCTCACAAGCCGCGCCGATCCAAAAAGAGAAGAAGATGAACGCCCACGTCCTGGAGTTGCTCAACCGCTATGAAGCGTACGATGCGCGCGAGCGCCATCACTTTCGCCGCATGATCAAGCTCGCGCAGGACGCCGCCGACCCCTTCAGCCGAAAGCTCTTTGAGCCCGGCCACTTCACCGCCAGCGCCTTCATCGTCTCGCCCGACGCCCGGTCGCTTCTGTTGATTCTTCACAGCAAACTCCATCGCTGGCTCCAGCCCGGCGGGCACATCGACGCCGCCGACACGAACATCCTCGAGGCCGCCCGCCGTGAAACCCGCGAGGAAACCGGCGTCGTCGATATGGACGCCGTCCCCCTCAATCGTGTGCAGCTTTTCGATCTGGACATTCACCCCATCCCCGCCAATCCCAAAAAGGATGAACCGGCCCACGAGCACTTCGACCTCCGCTTCCTCTTCCGCGCCAAAACCACTGAACTGGTCGCCGCCGACGATGCGCACGACGCCCGCTGGGTCGACCTGCGTCAAATCACCCAAGAGTTCACCGACGCCTCCGTGATGCGCGCCCTGGAAAAGCTTCGCCGCCTGCGCTTATGAATCGGCACAGATTAGCGATGCCGCTTCTTGCCGTGAGCATGTCGAACGGGCGGCGTGCTCTGCTTCGCCTTTCGTTTCAAACGTCCCCCTATTGACAACCCCACCGCGCACTCTGACCATACAGCCATCATGTTCCCACGCCTGATCGCTCTCGCCGTTATCGCCGCCGCGCTTATCGGAGCGCTTTACTACGCCCAACACCGCGCCGAGCCGCTCAAAGTCTCCGGGTTCATCGAAGCCGATGAAATCCGCCTCGGCTCCCGCGTCGGCGGGCGGGTCAAGCGGGTCGACGCCGTGGAAGGTCATCGTGTCAAGCCCGGCGACGTGCTCATCGAACTCGAGCCCTACGACCTGCTTCACAAGCGCGACGCCCTCCGCGCCCAGCGCGCCCAGCTCGCCGCCAATCTCGACAAGCTCGTCGCCGGTCCGCGCAAGCAGGACATCGAAGCCGCCCGCGCCTACGTCCAATCCGCCGAGGCCGAGCGCGATCTGGCGCAGCTCAATTTCGAGCGCATCAAAAAATCGTTCGACGCCAAGGCGGCCTCGCCGGATGAACTCGACAAGGCGACGGAGAACCTGAAAAGCGCCAGCGCCATGGTCGAAGTCCGTCGTCAGCAGTTGGCGCAGCTTGAAGAGGGTACGCGCAAGGAGGACCTCACCGAAGCCCGCGCGGCTCTCGACGCCGCCGACGCCAACCTCGCGGCCATCGATGCGCAGATCTGCGAACTGGAAGTGGCCTCACCGGTGCCGGGCGAGATTGAAGCGGTCGATCTTCAGCCCGGCGACATGGTGACGCCCAACGCGCCCGTGCTGTCGCTCTTGGACCTGTCCCATCTGTGGATCCGGGCGTATTTGCCGGAGAATCTGATGCGATTGGAGCCGGGCGACAAGGTCGATGTGACGGTCGATTCGTTCCCCGGTCGCAAGTTCAAAGCGCATATCAGCTTCGTCGCCCAGCAGGCCGAGTTCACGCCGGGTAACGTGCAGACGCCCGAAGATCGCTCCAAGCAGGTCTTCCGCATCAAGGTCGTGCTCGAGGAGGGCATCGATCTTCTGCGACCCGGCATGAACGCCGACGTATGGTTGCCTCCGCCTCCGACCCCGGAAGTTGATCATTCGCGCGATCGAAACGCCGCCCCCGCTGCGCCTGCCACGCCATGACTGACAAGCAAATCGTCATCGACGTGCGCGGTCTGAGCCGTTCGTTCGGCGAGCATGTCGCTGTCGACCAGGTCAGCTTCCAGGTCAAGCGCGGCGCGATCTTCGGCCTGCTCGGGCCCAACGGCGCCGGCAAGTCGACGATCATCCGCATGCTCTGCGGCGTGCTGAGTCCCTCCGCCGGCAGCGCCACCGTCCTCGACCGCGACGCCACCGACGAAGCCGAGGCCGTCAAACGCCACATCGGCTACATGTCCCAGAAATTCAGTCTCTACCCCGACCTCTCCATTCAGGAAAACATCGACTTTTACGGGCGAATCTACGGACTTTCCCCCGAGCGTCTGCACCAGCGCCGCAAGGACGTATTGGAGCTGACGGGCCTGCAAAGTCAGCCGGTCGAGCAACTGGCGGGCAACCTATCGGGCGGATGGAAGCAGCGGCTCGCGCTGGCGTGTGCGCTGGTGCATGAACCGCAGGTGCTTTTTCTCGATGAGCCGACCGCCGGCATTGACCCGGTGGCGCGGCGACAGCTCTGGGACCTGCTCTTCGAACTGTCCGGGCGCGGCGTGACGATGCTGGTCACGACGCACTACATGGACGAAGCGGAGCGCTGCACGGATGTGGGCTACATCTATCAGTCCAAACTGCTCGTGCTCGGCGAGCCGGACGAGTTGAAACAACTACCGCAGGTGACCCCGCCGGGCACGCGGCGGCTCGAAATCGACCTGCCCCATCCCGTGCAGCATCTTTCGGAGCTGCGCGAGCATGAAGGCATCCGTGATGCGACCTTGTTCGGGCAGACGATTCACGTGCTCGCCGAGGAGCGCGTCGACGAAGCGGAAATCGCCCGCGCGATTGATTTGCCCGATGATCAGATCAACATCCGGGTCGTGACGCCGACGCTCGAGGATGTGTTCGTCACGCTGACGAAGAACGCGGATCGTGGCGAAATGGACGATTCCACAAGGCGGGGGGACTTAAGTCCCCCCGCCTCCAAACCCAAAGAGCATCACAAGAAGGTGAAGCCCCGCGCGCTCAACGGGCTTGGCGCCGTGATGATCAAGGAGTTCTTCCACATCCGCCGCCAGCCCACGACGATCTTTTTCATGCTCGTCGTCCCGCTCCTGCAATTGACGATCTTCGGCTACGCCATCAATACGCAGATCGAGCATATTCCGACGATCGTGTACGACCTGGACGGCCGGCCCGC
The nucleotide sequence above comes from Planctomycetota bacterium. Encoded proteins:
- a CDS encoding ATP-binding cassette domain-containing protein → MTDKQIVIDVRGLSRSFGEHVAVDQVSFQVKRGAIFGLLGPNGAGKSTIIRMLCGVLSPSAGSATVLDRDATDEAEAVKRHIGYMSQKFSLYPDLSIQENIDFYGRIYGLSPERLHQRRKDVLELTGLQSQPVEQLAGNLSGGWKQRLALACALVHEPQVLFLDEPTAGIDPVARRQLWDLLFELSGRGVTMLVTTHYMDEAERCTDVGYIYQSKLLVLGEPDELKQLPQVTPPGTRRLEIDLPHPVQHLSELREHEGIRDATLFGQTIHVLAEERVDEAEIARAIDLPDDQINIRVVTPTLEDVFVTLTKNADRGEMDDSTRRGDLSPPASKPKEHHKKVKPRALNGLGAVMIKEFFHIRRQPTTIFFMLVVPLLQLTIFGYAINTQIEHIPTIVYDLDGRPAAREMADTFANTRTFRIIDRVHDRDDFRHALTSGRAQVGVIIPPDYSDQLLHGEQTQVQVLIDGSDSQVATTAMTATRLLGFATSLRLAKAKGEAAQFSPARDPFGELAIPVDVRPRLLYNPALESSHFFVPGLVAIILQLVTLFLTSFAIVREREVGTLEQLFVTPVGRAGLMLGKLLPYSITGFVESLIVLTAMVYLFGVPIHGNLFLLMAMAALFIVCALGLGLLISTLARTQMQAMQFSFMIMLPSVLLSGFMFPRAEMPLPIYLITFAIPVTYFIEILRGIVLRGAEVIDLVPAMTGLAICMVVILTLSITRFRKQLG
- a CDS encoding HlyD family efflux transporter periplasmic adaptor subunit; this encodes MFPRLIALAVIAAALIGALYYAQHRAEPLKVSGFIEADEIRLGSRVGGRVKRVDAVEGHRVKPGDVLIELEPYDLLHKRDALRAQRAQLAANLDKLVAGPRKQDIEAARAYVQSAEAERDLAQLNFERIKKSFDAKAASPDELDKATENLKSASAMVEVRRQQLAQLEEGTRKEDLTEARAALDAADANLAAIDAQICELEVASPVPGEIEAVDLQPGDMVTPNAPVLSLLDLSHLWIRAYLPENLMRLEPGDKVDVTVDSFPGRKFKAHISFVAQQAEFTPGNVQTPEDRSKQVFRIKVVLEEGIDLLRPGMNADVWLPPPPTPEVDHSRDRNAAPAAPATP
- the rnr gene encoding ribonuclease R; protein product: MSHSYKHQILQHVKHRAYQPQSFKALADQLGVADQDRDAFKAALDELVSENQVILGSAGTIALPPPGRTMTGRFRLNQRGFGFVIPDTPNAHGDLFVPAGATNGALTGDMVRADVRRRGGFGGGSGGGKSPYIGVIVEILKRGESHFVGTLQRKGNTFLVIVDGTALAQPVVVRDPGAKHAAVGDKVVIELTRYPEDNALPEGVITEVIGKTGEADVETVAVCRAYDLAEHFPDKVIDNARQVVNRYNNNPESFFENRTDLRDTYIITIDPPTAQDFDDAISISRTDNGWELGVHIADVAAFVTPGSALDEEAYQRGNSTYLPQRVVPMLPEVLSNGLCSLQPNVPRLARSVFITYDDDGYPQSSRFARSVIHSAHRLTYIEAQALIDGDQKLAREHAKYDAPYTAELIEALSKMNELSQIIRARRMKQGMIVLALPEVELVYGEDGHVKDAQPEDDSYTHKLIEAFMVEANEAVARVFADLNVPLIRRIHPEPGAHDITELRTFARVAGFDIPMRPTRKDLQRLLEATRDTPAARAVHFAVLRTLTKAEYTPDLIGHFALASEHYTHFTSPIRRYPDLTVHRALDVLTQKLDEVGRVPRSPQKRKRLSNQLRSDERVPDADWLRQMGNHCSATERNSEAAERELRTLLVLHLLEKHIGDEFASTVTGATNFGVFCQIDKYLVEGLIRTDALPGAPAERWQLNPYTGSLVAQRSGRAIAIGDQYRVRVMGVDLAKRELNLMLLDTPSGRAAAAPVSPFRKRRKEKAKHSPARPAAHKPRRSKKRRR
- a CDS encoding NUDIX domain-containing protein, encoding MNAHVLELLNRYEAYDARERHHFRRMIKLAQDAADPFSRKLFEPGHFTASAFIVSPDARSLLLILHSKLHRWLQPGGHIDAADTNILEAARRETREETGVVDMDAVPLNRVQLFDLDIHPIPANPKKDEPAHEHFDLRFLFRAKTTELVAADDAHDARWVDLRQITQEFTDASVMRALEKLRRLRL